One region of Rhodospirillaceae bacterium genomic DNA includes:
- a CDS encoding response regulator transcription factor has product MTHQRRILLVDDDEALRKTLAEQLAVDGEFTCVEAGTAAEALTVAQREKPDAILLDVGLPDGDGRQVCQSLRKAGISVPIIMVTASSGEADTIRGLDMGANDYISKPFRLGELLARLRAHLRQHEHSEDALIPIGPYVFKPNVKMLVDEKANKKIRLTEKETAILKYLYRAEQRAVGRETLLGEVWGYNAGVTTHTLETHVYRLRQKIEKDPAKAQILITDAGGYKLVP; this is encoded by the coding sequence TTGACCCACCAGCGCCGCATTCTGCTCGTCGACGATGACGAGGCCCTGCGCAAGACCCTGGCCGAACAATTGGCCGTCGACGGCGAATTCACCTGCGTCGAAGCCGGCACGGCAGCAGAAGCCTTGACGGTCGCGCAGCGCGAAAAGCCCGATGCGATCCTGCTCGATGTCGGGCTGCCCGATGGCGATGGTCGCCAGGTATGCCAGTCGCTGCGCAAGGCCGGCATCAGCGTGCCCATCATCATGGTGACCGCATCGTCCGGCGAGGCGGATACCATCCGCGGCCTCGATATGGGCGCCAATGACTACATCTCCAAACCCTTTCGCCTGGGTGAATTGCTGGCGCGCCTCCGCGCCCATCTGCGCCAGCATGAGCATAGCGAGGACGCGCTGATCCCGATCGGTCCCTATGTCTTCAAGCCCAATGTGAAGATGCTGGTCGACGAGAAGGCCAACAAGAAGATCCGCCTTACCGAGAAAGAGACCGCGATCCTGAAATATCTCTACCGCGCCGAGCAGCGCGCGGTCGGTCGCGAAACATTGCTGGGCGAGGTCTGGGGCTACAATGCCGGCGTCACCACGCACACGCTGGAGACCCATGTCTATCGCCTGCGCCAGAAGATCGAGAAGGATCCGGCCAAGGCGCAGATCCTGATCACCGATGCCGGCGGCTACAAGCTGGTTCCCTGA
- the ribA gene encoding GTP cyclohydrolase II, whose translation MTPIDPAALDPSVWTATCLAQVERAVAELRRGGVVALLEGEKAALVLAAETVEQPALAALLTASAAGKKGEVRLVLTAERAQALQKRGLGPLPANIPDQDYRLLAVAGNLAAEAVRQLADPTVPAFDAQALGVTLVSDISPAFCQGSIELAKAARLLPAAILVLVPRAGLDHWVDAAFRLEARDLAHWRRNAAANLRRVSSARVPLEGAEEAEIIAFRPHDGGKEHLAIVIGKLDTTKPVLTRLHSECFTGDLLGSLRCDCGEQLRGAISAIANSAPDGGGNGILLYLAQEGRGIGLVNKLRAYRLQDAGADTLDANLQLGFGADERLYQPAAEMLRQMGVGAVRLLTNNPDKVTGLAQCGINVTERVPHVFPSNDHNERYLTTKAMRFGHMF comes from the coding sequence ATGACGCCGATCGATCCGGCCGCCCTCGACCCAAGTGTCTGGACGGCAACCTGCCTTGCCCAAGTTGAACGCGCCGTGGCCGAACTGCGCCGCGGCGGCGTTGTCGCCTTGCTGGAAGGGGAGAAGGCGGCTCTGGTGCTGGCGGCCGAGACGGTCGAGCAGCCCGCCCTGGCGGCCCTGCTGACGGCGAGCGCTGCCGGCAAGAAGGGCGAAGTTCGCCTGGTCCTGACGGCCGAACGCGCCCAGGCGCTGCAGAAACGGGGGCTGGGTCCTTTGCCGGCCAACATCCCCGACCAGGATTACCGCCTGCTGGCGGTGGCCGGCAACCTCGCCGCCGAGGCGGTCCGGCAACTGGCCGACCCGACCGTGCCGGCCTTCGATGCCCAGGCCCTCGGCGTGACCTTGGTCAGCGATATTTCGCCGGCCTTCTGCCAGGGATCGATTGAGCTCGCCAAGGCGGCGCGCCTGCTGCCGGCGGCCATTCTGGTGCTGGTGCCGCGTGCCGGTCTCGATCATTGGGTCGACGCGGCCTTCCGGCTGGAAGCACGGGATCTTGCCCATTGGCGCCGCAATGCCGCCGCCAATCTGCGCCGGGTCAGTTCGGCGCGCGTGCCGCTGGAGGGTGCCGAAGAGGCGGAGATCATCGCCTTCCGCCCCCATGACGGCGGCAAGGAGCACCTCGCCATCGTCATCGGCAAGCTGGATACCACCAAGCCCGTGCTGACGCGGCTGCATTCGGAATGCTTCACCGGTGACCTTCTGGGGTCGCTGCGCTGCGATTGCGGCGAACAGCTGCGCGGCGCCATCTCGGCGATCGCCAATTCGGCACCTGATGGCGGCGGCAACGGCATTCTCCTCTATCTTGCCCAGGAAGGCCGCGGCATTGGCCTCGTCAACAAGCTCCGCGCCTATCGCCTCCAGGATGCCGGGGCGGATACGCTGGATGCCAACCTGCAACTGGGTTTCGGCGCCGATGAACGGCTCTACCAGCCGGCGGCTGAAATGCTGCGGCAGATGGGGGTGGGGGCGGTGCGCCTCCTCACCAATAACCCCGACAAGGTGACGGGCCTCGCGCAATGCGGCATCAATGTCACCGAACGCGTTCCGCATGTGTTCCCGTCGAACGACCATAACGAACGCTATCTCACCACCAAGGCGATGCGCTTCGGCCATATGTTCTGA
- a CDS encoding MFS transporter, whose product MNVNREQTFWPVVLLGVGISAFGAFLQFKLPPVLPAFLNDYPHSADVAAGFMSVFAAVGLLASAPIGRLLERHALMWALLVGLGVAGLGIALGLVAPQSGLLMLVARGLEGFTFAIFALIGPVIANSAASRRDLGLVTGFIAAWIPIGQLLAGLLALAGADWRALWLINLALMVPLLGLALFQRRWLGPIKRPTAAARTIKTDLGLVIGAGIFLLWSLQFFAFMTWLTKYLTGELHLSARLAITAYLLPVVVVMLFNIATGWLLARGLKLLPALVAALLLQAVVWLSAPWLDGIPGILMLIAFGIGAGVAPACFFHLPHHLGQAGPKAYGVPMTGRNSGVFLGPILMAWLFQGTLGWAGAAFVVAGITTLAAVLALFLAPRLRLRDHLRQRAQGTSL is encoded by the coding sequence TTGAACGTTAACAGAGAGCAGACCTTTTGGCCGGTGGTCCTGCTCGGGGTCGGGATCAGTGCCTTCGGAGCCTTTCTGCAGTTCAAACTGCCCCCGGTCCTGCCGGCCTTTCTGAACGACTATCCGCACAGCGCCGATGTCGCTGCCGGTTTCATGTCGGTCTTTGCCGCGGTCGGTCTGCTTGCCTCGGCGCCGATCGGGCGCCTCCTGGAGCGGCATGCCCTGATGTGGGCACTCCTGGTCGGACTCGGTGTGGCCGGCCTTGGCATCGCGCTTGGCCTTGTCGCGCCGCAATCCGGGTTGCTGATGCTGGTGGCGCGCGGACTCGAGGGTTTCACCTTCGCCATCTTCGCCCTCATCGGTCCGGTGATCGCGAACTCGGCGGCTTCGCGCCGCGACCTTGGCCTGGTTACCGGTTTCATTGCCGCGTGGATCCCCATCGGACAATTGCTGGCTGGCCTGCTCGCCCTGGCGGGCGCCGATTGGCGTGCCTTGTGGCTGATCAATCTTGCCCTCATGGTGCCGTTGCTCGGGCTGGCTCTGTTCCAGCGTCGCTGGCTGGGACCGATCAAGCGTCCCACGGCTGCCGCCCGCACTATCAAGACCGATCTTGGCCTTGTGATCGGCGCCGGCATCTTCCTGCTGTGGTCGCTGCAGTTCTTTGCCTTCATGACATGGCTCACCAAATATCTCACCGGCGAGCTGCATCTCAGCGCCAGGCTGGCGATCACGGCCTATCTGCTGCCGGTGGTGGTCGTGATGCTGTTCAACATCGCCACCGGTTGGCTACTGGCACGAGGCCTGAAACTGCTGCCGGCGCTGGTGGCGGCATTGCTGCTGCAAGCGGTCGTCTGGTTGTCGGCACCTTGGCTTGACGGCATTCCAGGCATTCTGATGCTGATCGCCTTCGGGATCGGCGCCGGCGTGGCACCCGCCTGCTTTTTCCATCTGCCGCATCATCTCGGGCAGGCGGGTCCCAAGGCTTATGGCGTGCCGATGACCGGGCGCAATTCCGGCGTGTTCCTGGGGCCGATCCTGATGGCCTGGCTGTTCCAGGGCACCCTTGGCTGGGCAGGCGCTGCCTTCGTCGTGGCAGGCATCACGACGCTGGCGGCAGTGCTGGCCCTGTTCCTTGCGCCACGCCTCAGGCTGCGCGATCACCTCAGGCAGCGCGCTCAGGGAACCAGCTTGTAG
- a CDS encoding class I SAM-dependent methyltransferase gives MPIGSWRKLALGLPTLLGARARGFFIPYRYAHRVRPPAGYEVAGELFRRSAADFIASLAQLDRYRDDLARIEAMAPAPAPRWNQDWFGTLDAALLYAIIRARAPRLLLEIGSGHSTRFAARAIADGTLSTRHIAIDPAPRADCSQLPVDLRRCVLEEADSGIFANLAAGDILFIDSSHILMPGTDVDQLLNSVLPRLPKGVLVHIHDIFLPDDYPRDWHWRSYNEQSAVLPLLTGGAYRPLFASRFVQTRMQKELAASLVATLPCHQNLATSLWLEKA, from the coding sequence ATGCCGATCGGTTCCTGGCGCAAACTGGCTCTCGGCCTGCCCACATTGCTAGGCGCGCGGGCGCGCGGCTTCTTCATTCCCTATCGCTATGCGCATCGGGTGCGCCCGCCCGCAGGTTATGAGGTAGCCGGCGAACTCTTCAGGCGGTCGGCCGCCGATTTCATCGCATCACTGGCACAGCTCGATCGCTATCGCGATGACCTTGCGCGGATCGAGGCGATGGCACCGGCGCCGGCACCGCGCTGGAATCAGGATTGGTTTGGCACGCTCGATGCCGCCCTGCTCTATGCGATCATCCGCGCGCGTGCGCCGCGGTTGTTGCTGGAGATCGGCTCGGGTCATTCGACGCGCTTTGCAGCACGGGCGATCGCCGATGGCACCCTGTCGACGCGCCATATCGCCATCGACCCGGCACCACGCGCCGATTGCAGCCAATTGCCGGTCGATTTGCGCCGCTGTGTGCTGGAAGAGGCAGATTCCGGCATCTTCGCCAACCTCGCGGCAGGCGACATCCTGTTCATCGATTCCAGCCATATCCTGATGCCCGGCACCGACGTCGATCAATTGCTCAACAGCGTCCTGCCGCGCCTGCCAAAGGGCGTGCTGGTGCATATTCATGACATCTTCCTGCCGGACGACTATCCGCGTGATTGGCACTGGCGGAGTTACAACGAGCAGTCGGCGGTGTTGCCGTTGCTCACGGGCGGTGCCTATCGCCCGCTCTTTGCCAGCCGCTTTGTACAGACGCGGATGCAAAAAGAACTGGCAGCGTCGCTGGTGGCGACGCTGCCATGTCATCAGAACCTGGCGACGTCTCTCTGGCTCGAGAAAGCCTGA